One segment of Tamlana crocina DNA contains the following:
- a CDS encoding Crp/Fnr family transcriptional regulator, which translates to MNSSFEFLNSVGEIPEDLFKELEGISELKKVKAGHQVVKFNEVPTKVYLLVSGIIRCYLSSESGKEYNKSFYFPTSFMGPLTALVKKQPSRFVFESISECELYEVDYAQLMQLYKKSTALKVFYSRVLEMVYMQYEKRLVDLISLNATQRYLELRKQNPNIDSLISQYHIASYLGITPVQLSRIRKKIGAN; encoded by the coding sequence ATGAATAGCAGTTTTGAATTTTTAAATTCCGTTGGAGAAATTCCAGAGGATTTGTTCAAGGAACTTGAAGGTATTAGCGAGCTCAAAAAGGTTAAAGCTGGGCATCAAGTTGTAAAATTCAATGAGGTGCCGACCAAGGTGTATTTATTGGTATCGGGGATTATTCGTTGTTATTTAAGTTCCGAATCGGGAAAGGAGTATAATAAGAGTTTTTATTTCCCAACGTCTTTTATGGGGCCCTTAACGGCTTTGGTAAAAAAACAACCCTCAAGGTTTGTGTTTGAATCTATTTCAGAATGTGAACTTTATGAGGTAGATTACGCCCAACTGATGCAACTGTATAAAAAAAGCACTGCCCTTAAAGTGTTTTACAGTAGGGTTTTAGAAATGGTTTACATGCAGTACGAAAAGCGTTTGGTAGATTTAATTTCTTTGAATGCCACTCAGCGTTATTTAGAGTTGCGAAAGCAAAACCCTAATATAGACAGCTTAATTTCACAATACCATATCGCCTCATATTTAGGTATAACGCCGGTTCAGTTAAGCAGGATAAGAAAAAAAATAGGTGCGAATTAA
- a CDS encoding formimidoylglutamase — translation MDKLVLFNSAARNKLLSKRSGESKFGQHVQTLTSISNIYEQLCNLDVNYVILGLPEDVGVFANHGKTGTASAWNTALKSLLNVQSNKHTYASNVLILGHLDFTEELNEIAKLKPTKKKDVLKARKWVEKIDAEVSYIIHQIVSAGKIPIVIGGGHNNAYGNIKGSSLALNTSINAVNLDAHTDFRSVEGRHSGNGFSYAFAEGFLENYFVFGLHENYTSDAIFNTFENSKYLDYNTFESLEIRNERRFKKELARATEHITANHFGIEIDCDAIENIPSSAQTPSGFTVTQARQFVSHFANNQYATYLHICEAAPKKKSADQVGKLITYLITDFIRANKK, via the coding sequence ATGGATAAACTCGTTTTGTTTAATAGCGCCGCCCGAAACAAACTTTTAAGTAAACGCTCTGGTGAGTCTAAGTTTGGTCAACATGTTCAAACATTAACCAGCATTTCCAATATATACGAACAACTTTGTAATTTGGATGTTAATTATGTGATTTTAGGTTTGCCCGAAGATGTTGGTGTGTTTGCCAACCACGGAAAAACGGGTACTGCAAGCGCTTGGAATACGGCTCTAAAAAGTCTGCTAAACGTACAGAGCAATAAACACACCTATGCTTCTAATGTTTTGATTTTAGGCCATTTGGATTTTACCGAAGAACTTAATGAAATTGCAAAATTAAAACCAACGAAAAAGAAGGATGTTTTAAAAGCCAGAAAATGGGTTGAAAAAATTGATGCCGAAGTATCATACATAATCCATCAAATTGTTTCGGCGGGCAAAATTCCAATCGTAATTGGCGGCGGACACAACAATGCCTACGGAAACATAAAAGGCAGTAGCTTGGCTCTTAACACCTCCATAAATGCAGTTAATTTAGATGCCCATACCGATTTTAGGTCTGTTGAAGGGCGGCACAGCGGAAACGGTTTCAGTTACGCTTTCGCGGAAGGCTTTTTGGAAAATTATTTCGTTTTCGGGCTGCATGAAAATTATACTTCAGATGCCATTTTCAACACTTTTGAAAATTCAAAATATTTGGATTACAACACTTTTGAAAGTTTGGAAATTAGAAATGAACGCCGATTTAAAAAGGAATTGGCACGGGCCACCGAACACATTACCGCAAACCACTTCGGTATTGAAATAGATTGCGATGCCATTGAGAACATACCCAGTAGCGCCCAAACGCCCAGCGGATTTACCGTTACCCAAGCCCGACAATTTGTGAGCCATTTTGCGAACAACCAGTACGCTACGTATTTGCATATTTGCGAAGCAGCACCCAAAAAAAAATCGGCCGACCAAGTTGGAAAACTCATTACTTATTTGATTACGGATTTTATTCGAGCCAATAAAAAATAG
- a CDS encoding chromosome partitioning protein ParA: MENSKSNTGLKVALGIALVLFLATGFYTMNLYKKSNETQKELTAEKELVMNDLNAMAKQYDEAIGENEIANADLVEARARIQGLIDSLKISETNVKSLWRYKSKYMSLQKEMDVLLAQNDSLRIENSYLATSLDSTRVRLEERTIFTDSLLVQNNALAEVVENASALNTVGLKGFGVIERTSGKLIPTERARRVDKIRVCFTVAKNALVSEGDQELYVQVIGPKNNILGLNEQVQFGEKTLNYSVISKFNYENSSLNVCEFVASKGDNDFEEGRYVVNVFNEKDLVSTSEFTLK; this comes from the coding sequence ATGGAAAATAGCAAAAGCAACACGGGGCTTAAAGTGGCATTGGGCATTGCACTGGTTTTATTTTTAGCAACCGGTTTTTATACAATGAATTTGTATAAGAAAAGTAATGAAACCCAAAAAGAACTAACCGCTGAAAAAGAATTGGTAATGAACGATTTAAACGCCATGGCCAAGCAATATGATGAAGCCATTGGTGAAAACGAAATAGCCAACGCCGACTTGGTAGAGGCTAGAGCAAGAATACAAGGGTTAATCGATTCGTTGAAAATTTCTGAAACCAACGTAAAAAGCTTGTGGCGATATAAAAGTAAATACATGTCGTTACAAAAGGAAATGGATGTACTGTTGGCACAAAACGACTCGTTACGTATAGAGAATTCTTATTTGGCAACTTCGCTTGACAGCACAAGAGTGCGTTTGGAAGAGCGTACCATTTTCACCGATTCGTTATTGGTACAAAACAACGCTTTGGCCGAAGTGGTTGAAAATGCGTCGGCTTTAAATACCGTAGGACTTAAAGGTTTTGGGGTTATTGAAAGAACTTCGGGCAAATTAATCCCAACAGAACGTGCCAGAAGAGTAGATAAAATTAGAGTGTGCTTTACAGTAGCCAAAAACGCTTTGGTTTCTGAAGGCGACCAGGAGCTTTATGTACAGGTTATTGGCCCAAAAAACAATATTTTAGGATTGAACGAACAAGTACAATTTGGTGAAAAAACGTTGAATTATAGCGTAATTAGTAAGTTCAATTATGAAAATAGCAGTTTGAATGTTTGCGAATTTGTGGCCTCAAAAGGAGACAACGATTTTGAAGAAGGCCGCTATGTGGTAAACGTATTCAATGAAAAAGACTTGGTTTCAACCTCTGAATTTACATTAAAGTAA
- a CDS encoding four helix bundle protein → MKFKFEDLIIWQKEMDLGEDMNILVSKFPKDERYNLSSQLKRASDSIALNISEGSILQSGPEYRKFLGYAIRSLAEVVTCLHKAKSRNYLEEDIFRRYYKDCFDLINMTIAFRNKIKN, encoded by the coding sequence ATGAAATTTAAGTTTGAAGATTTAATCATTTGGCAAAAAGAAATGGACTTAGGGGAAGACATGAATATTTTGGTATCTAAGTTTCCTAAAGATGAAAGGTATAATTTGTCATCGCAATTAAAAAGAGCTTCCGATTCTATTGCGTTAAATATTTCAGAAGGTTCAATTTTGCAATCTGGGCCAGAATATAGAAAATTTTTAGGATACGCTATAAGATCTTTGGCAGAAGTAGTAACTTGTTTGCACAAAGCAAAAAGTAGAAACTATCTTGAAGAAGATATTTTTAGGCGATATTACAAAGACTGTTTCGATTTAATAAATATGACCATAGCTTTCAGGAATAAAATAAAAAATTAA